A genome region from Erigeron canadensis isolate Cc75 chromosome 3, C_canadensis_v1, whole genome shotgun sequence includes the following:
- the LOC122592455 gene encoding carboxyl-terminal-processing peptidase 3, chloroplastic produces the protein MNTLCSRPNLDLNGKLCPISLAYTQKPTSILCYKYRFCCSKCCDSNSKYKVSLVKGQALASKEKGNLQVHGNEEEKVEVKNNDKKLVRSIAKALIGMAAAVSLCLDSPALAESMTIAFPASRTHEVNAVQRTLVETWGLIRETFVDPTFNHQDWDSKFQQTMVEMLPLRTADAAYSKIRGMLSTLGDPFTRIISPKEYQSFRIGSDGNVQGVGLFVNTEPKTGHLIVLSCVEGSPAARAGIHVGDELIEINGERLNGISGEAAAQKLRGHVGTSVTVKVHNGKKLAIDSSFREVRLPREFIRLSPISSAIIPHRTPDGHVSKTGYVKLLAFSQTAAADMKHAIHELENQGVESYILDLRNNPGGLVKAGLDVAQIWLDGDETLVNTIDRDGNMLPINMTNGHALTRDPLVVLVNEGSASASEILAGALHDNGRAKLIGNRTFGKGKIQSVTELHDGSALFITVAKYLSPARHAIDQVGIAPDVQCTTEMLNSSKDSGLMRKKNASSSSLEGDSCILVAEHELDTQESKGTAS, from the exons ATGAATACTCTCTGTAGCAGGCCAAATCTTGATCTTAATGGTAAACTTTGTCCCATTTCATTAGCTTATACTCAGAAACCAACTTCCATTTTGTGCTATAAGTACAGGTTTTGTTGTTCAAAATGTTGTGATAGTAATAGTAAGTATAAAGTGTCGTTGGTAAAAGGTCAAGCGTTAGCTTCTAAGGAAAAAGGCAATCTACAAGTACAtggaaatgaagaagaaaaagttgAAGTTAAGAATAATGATAAGAAATTGGTTAGGTCCATTGCTAAAGCCCTAATTGGGATGGCTGCTGCGGTTTCTTTGTGTTTGGATTCTCCCGCTTTGGCCGAGTCTATGACTATTGCATTCCCTGCTTCTCGGACTCATGAG GTGAATGCTGTTCAGCGAACGCTTGTGGAGACTTGGGGTTTGATTAGAGAGACTTTTGTAGATCCAACTTTTAACCATCAGG ACTGGGACTCAAAGTTCCAGCAAACAATGGTGGAAATGCTTCCTCTTAGAACTGCAGATGCAGCATATAGCAAGATCAGAGGAATGCTTTCTACTCTTGGAGACCCCTTCACTCGTATTATAAGTCCAAAG GAATATCAAAGTTTTAGAATTGGAAGTGACGGAAATGTGCAAGGAGTTGGTCTCTTTGTCAATACTGAACCAAAAACTGGTCATCTG ATTGTACTATCATGTGTTGAAGGTAGTCCGGCTGCTCGAGCTGGAATCCATGTAGGAGATGAGTTAATTGAAATAAACG GAGAAAGGCTTAACGGGATTAGTGGTGAGGCAGCTGCACAGAAGCTCAGAGGTCATGTCGGCACCAGTGTTACAGTCAAAGTGCACAAT GGAAAAAAGTTGGCCATTGACTCTAGTTTCAGAGAGGTTAGATTACCTCGTGAATTCATTAGGCTTTCCCCAATATCGAGTGCCATCATTCCTCATAGAACTCCAGACGGTCATGTGTCCAAGACTGGATATGTGAAGTTGTTAGCCTTCTCTCAG ACTGCTGCTGCTGATATGAAACACGCGATTCATGAATTAGAAAATCAGGGTGTTGAATCATACATCTTGGATCTTAGAAACAATCCG GGTGGTTTGGTCAAAGCTGGACTTGATGTTGCCCAAATATGGCTAGACGGAGACGAGACTCTTGTAAACACGATAGATAGAGATGGGAACATGCTGCCTATTAACATGACCAATGGGCATGCTCTAACACGTGATCCACTAGTCGTGCTT GTAAATGAAGGGAGCGCAAGTGCAAGCGAAATTTTGGCAGGTGCACTCCACGACAACGGGAGGGCAAAGCTTATTGGCAACAGAACCTTTGGGAAAGGAAAAATTCAG AGTGTGACTGAACTACATGATGGATCGGCTCTTTTTATCACGGTAGCAAAGTACTTATCACCAGCACGTCATGCCATAGATCAAGTTGGTATAGCACCCGATGTTCAGTGTACAACGGAAATGCTGAACTCGTCTAAAGACTCGGGGCTCATGAGGAAGAAAAATGCATCTTCCTCATCTTTGGAAGGGGACTCTTGTATTTTGGTAGCAGAACATGAGTTAGATACCCAAGAATCCAAAGGCACTGCATCCTAG
- the LOC122590930 gene encoding nicotinamidase 2-like, translating into MAGSSSSYKKYQTRTRNPNPKASVLLVIDMQNHFSSIAKQIIPSITFTIQTCREASIPIIFTRHCHKSQGDHGMLGEWWNDLIIDGTYESELMNDLGRRKEDMIVEKHTYSAFRGTGLEEQLKEMGIEEVIITGVMTNLCCETTAREAFVRGFRVFFSTDGTATSDEALHEATLMNMAYGFAYLVDSNSLKHALP; encoded by the coding sequence ATGGCTGGAAGTTCTTCGTCCTACAAAAAATACCAAACCCGTACCCGAAACCCGAACCCAAAAGCCTCAGTCTTATTAGTCATCGATATGCAAAACCATTTTTCATCAATTGCCAAACAAATAATCCCATCTATCACTTTCACTATCCAAACATGCCGTGAAGCTTCAATCCCAATCATCTTCACACGTCACTGCCACAAGTCTCAAGGTGATCATGGCATGCTAGGAGAGTGGTGGAACGACTTGATCATCGATGGCACGTACGAATCAGAGCTGATGAACGATCTTGGACGACGAAAAGAGGACATGATCGTGGAGAAGCACACATATAGCGCGTTTAGAGGGACGGGTTTAGAGGAGCAACTTAAGGAGATGGGAATTGAGGAAGTGATTATAACGGGTGTGATGACTAATCTGTGTTGTGAAACGACGGCCAGGGAAGCATTTGTCAGAGGGTTTCGTGTGTTTTTCTCGACGGATGGGACTGCGACATCGGATGAGGCTTTGCATGAAGCTACGTTGATGAATATGGCTTATGGGTTTGCTTATTTGGTTGATTCTAATAGCCTTAAACATGCTTTACCATAG